The following are from one region of the Salvia splendens isolate huo1 chromosome 2, SspV2, whole genome shotgun sequence genome:
- the LOC121767978 gene encoding GRF1-interacting factor 1-like, with amino-acid sequence MQQHLMQMQPMMAAYYPSNVTTDHIQQYLDENKSLILKIVESQNSGKLSECAENQARLQRNLMYLAAIADSQPQPPTMHSQYAGGGGGMMQAGYLQQHQQQSLMAAAARSSMLYGSQPYPSLQQHSLHSQLGMSSGGGLMLQGEPHSAGGSSGLGFPDFARGDGGRGMGSKQDIGGEGRGDGGETLYLKSSEDGN; translated from the exons ATGCAGCAGCACCTGATGCAGATGCAGCCCATGATGGCAGCCTACTATCCCAGCAACGTCACTACTGATCACATTCAACAG TATCTTGATGAGAACAAATCGCTGATTCTGAAAATTGTGGAAAGCCAAAACTCTGGAAAGCTGAGTGAGTGTGCCGA GAATCAAGCGAGGCTACAAAGAAACTTGATGTATCTGGCAGCCATTGCTGATTCACAGCCTCAGCCACCAACAATGCATTCTCAG TATGCCGGCGGCGGCGGGGGGATGATGCAGGCAGGGTACCTGCAGCAGCACCAGCAGCAGTCGCTCATGGCGGCTGCAGCGCGTTCCTCCATGCTGTACGGGTCCCAGCCGTACCCGTCGCTGCAGCAGCACTCCCTGCACAGCCAGCTCGGGATGAGCTCTGGCGGCGGGCTGATGCTGCAGGGTGAGCCGCACAGCGCGGGGGGCAGCTCGGGACTCGGATTCCCGGACTTTGCGCGTGGCGATGGGGGGAGGGGGATGGGAAGCAAGCAGGATATAGGCGGCGAGGGGCGGGGCGACGGAGGCGAGACACTCTACTTAAAAAGCTCGGAAGATGGGAATTGA